One Papaver somniferum cultivar HN1 chromosome 10, ASM357369v1, whole genome shotgun sequence genomic window carries:
- the LOC113318949 gene encoding GTP-binding nuclear protein Ran-like, with the protein MESRILIIGSRKTGKTTLPDSVNAHLHENSDDYTVDFQTREDGNLRFICRETSDPKFVNYWNFDGFVVIFDLTNMSSYKDARRIRRELTSMVVKPIVLVANKNDLPTTVHGITADREFKVSLFFISAKKNRDVQKPFRSLARSIIRKPSLMFNAIAADEDVNAADEETDIATPDAADSILSTPTSPANTVNSILSTPTATANTPTNNARDLIGSSLSAGVPESTPKKLARRRRGTEN; encoded by the exons ATGGAGTCCAGAATTTTGATCATCGGCTCTAGAAAAACTGGTAAAACTACACTACCGGATAGCGTAAATGCACACTTGCATGAAAATTCAGATGATTACACAGTGGATTTTCAAACTAGAGAAGATGGGAATTTAAGGTTCATTTGTAGAGAAACTTCGGACCCTAAATTTGTAAACTATTG GAACTTCGATGGGTTTGTAGTGATATTTGATCTGACGAATATGTCATCCTACAAGGACGCTAGAAGGATACGCAGAGAACTGACCAG TATGGTTGTCAAACCCATAGTTTTGGTTGCAAACAAAAACGACCTTCCAACAACAGTGCATGGCATTACTGCTGATAGGGAATTTAAAGTGTCATTATTTTTCATCTCTGCAAAGAAGAATAGAGATGTTCAGAAGCCGTTTCGCTCTCTTGCGAGGTCTATAATAAG AAAGCCTAGCTTGATGTTTAATGCCATTGCTGCGGATGAAGATGTtaatgctgctgatgaagaaactGATATCGCCACCCCTGATGCTGCTGACAGCATTCTCAGCACTCCAACTTCTCCTGCAAACACTGTAAACAGCATTCTCAGCACTCCTACTGCTACTGCAAACACCCCAACAAACAACGCGAGGGATCTTATTGGTTCATCGTTGTCAGCTGGAGTCCCG GAATCAACCCCTAAGAAGTTAGCTCGGCGTCGTCGAGGGACTGAGAATTAA